The Devosia sp. SD17-2 genome includes a region encoding these proteins:
- the nqrF gene encoding NADH:ubiquinone reductase (Na(+)-transporting) subunit F — protein MMLEVALGSLLIIALILALALGLLAARSLLVPDIALSVSVNGGQVIPAKRAAKLLEVLHGAGIAVPAACGGSGTCGQCRVIVTGVGAGDLRSTERGLLSAKERRAHVRLACQLNLRGSVDVTVGPEILSAETFACTVASNRMLAPLIRELVLDLPAQHELQFRAGGFMLLTAPPYESDFSRLEVEAEHQLTWRISGWEGLRARASERTTRAYSLANRPEDQGRVVFNIRLAVPPAGQETEIPPGIVSSYLFGLQPGDSVEVSGPFGDFHGQPTEREMVFIGGGVGMAPLRAMIHEQLGQGTQRRISYFYGARARADLFYFEEFEQLAGGHPNFNWTAALSDPAPGDRWQGPTGFIHEVLLKALGNHPAPEDCEYYLCGPPVMISAVLSALDQLGVEPHSIFNDDFGS, from the coding sequence ATGATGCTCGAAGTCGCACTCGGCAGCCTGCTGATCATTGCCCTGATCCTGGCGCTGGCGCTTGGCCTGCTCGCGGCTCGGTCCCTGCTGGTGCCTGACATCGCGCTGTCCGTCAGCGTCAATGGGGGGCAGGTCATCCCTGCCAAGCGCGCAGCCAAGCTGCTCGAGGTGCTGCATGGCGCCGGCATCGCGGTGCCCGCAGCGTGCGGCGGCAGCGGCACCTGCGGCCAGTGCCGGGTTATCGTGACAGGGGTAGGCGCAGGCGACCTGCGCTCCACGGAGCGCGGCCTGCTCTCGGCCAAGGAACGGCGGGCCCATGTGCGGCTCGCCTGTCAGCTCAACCTACGCGGTTCGGTTGATGTGACGGTCGGCCCCGAAATCCTGTCGGCGGAGACCTTTGCCTGTACCGTTGCGAGCAACCGCATGCTGGCGCCGCTGATCCGCGAACTGGTGCTTGACCTCCCCGCCCAGCATGAGCTCCAGTTCCGTGCCGGCGGCTTCATGCTGCTCACCGCGCCACCCTATGAGAGCGATTTCTCCCGCCTCGAGGTCGAGGCGGAGCACCAGCTTACCTGGCGGATATCGGGCTGGGAAGGCTTGCGTGCGCGGGCATCCGAGCGCACGACTCGGGCCTACTCGTTGGCGAACCGGCCGGAGGACCAAGGACGGGTCGTGTTCAATATTCGGTTGGCCGTTCCCCCCGCCGGTCAGGAAACCGAGATTCCACCCGGGATAGTGTCTTCCTACCTGTTTGGACTTCAGCCAGGCGACAGCGTCGAGGTGTCAGGTCCGTTCGGCGACTTCCACGGGCAGCCAACCGAGCGCGAAATGGTGTTTATCGGCGGAGGCGTCGGCATGGCGCCGCTCCGCGCCATGATCCATGAGCAACTCGGGCAAGGCACCCAGCGGCGCATCTCCTATTTCTATGGCGCCCGCGCCCGCGCCGATCTGTTTTATTTCGAGGAGTTTGAGCAGCTCGCCGGCGGCCACCCCAACTTCAACTGGACCGCGGCCCTGTCCGATCCAGCGCCCGGCGACCGTTGGCAGGGACCCACTGGCTTCATCCACGAAGTGCTCCTTAAGGCGCTTGGCAACCATCCCGCGCCCGAGGATTGTGAATACTACCTGTGCGGGCCACCCGTCATGATCTCTGCCGTCCTCTCGGCGCTCGATCAGCTCGGGGTCGAACCGCATTCCATCTTCA
- a CDS encoding transposase, with translation MDAPLELLTSGGRRRRNRQWPDEVKARIVSETLRPGATVGEVAARHGLKANHVCSWRTLARNGKLVLPAPEDAVEFATLMVAPVVGDVTSAEPVASAGPEVVVGSVAIRLEPGASAARIASVVHALLAAS, from the coding sequence ATGGACGCTCCATTGGAGCTTCTCACAAGTGGCGGGAGACGGCGGCGCAATCGGCAGTGGCCCGATGAGGTGAAGGCGCGGATTGTCTCCGAAACGCTTCGTCCAGGGGCGACCGTTGGTGAAGTTGCGGCGCGGCATGGTCTGAAGGCCAACCATGTCTGCTCTTGGCGAACCCTTGCGCGGAACGGGAAGCTGGTGCTGCCGGCGCCAGAAGATGCGGTAGAGTTTGCGACGCTGATGGTCGCTCCGGTTGTTGGGGATGTGACGTCAGCGGAGCCGGTGGCGTCGGCTGGGCCGGAGGTCGTGGTGGGTTCGGTGGCCATTCGGCTGGAGCCAGGCGCTTCGGCGGCCCGGATTGCCTCGGTGGTCCACGCGCTGCTGGCGGCCTCATGA
- a CDS encoding ABC transporter permease yields the protein MDALRSFVRTNRWVWSALAVMLLWIVLAAVTGRWSLASLSGIALSASFLALAGLGQMLVVTTGKGNIDLSVATVMTLSAYLGMLIIRGSDDMLIVGLLATLGLGIVVGMINAFLVIAIRIPAIIATLASGYVLATATLLANRSLQGATVSPLLKGFASGRIMGVPLMAVVAVVVAAGFAVVLRKTAYGQQLSAVGQSRAAASVAGVRVNRVVAIAFVVSSVLAAFNGLMLGAYVGGAFLEMGQPYLLQSVAVVVIGGTLIFGGSATAAGTLFASVLLVLVVTLMQIMGLPRGAQDMIQGAVVILVLALAVQGGTFKAAKPQANLA from the coding sequence ATGGACGCGCTGCGCTCATTCGTGAGGACAAATCGTTGGGTCTGGTCCGCATTGGCGGTCATGCTGCTTTGGATCGTCCTGGCCGCGGTGACTGGTCGATGGAGCCTTGCCAGCCTGTCAGGTATTGCGTTGTCCGCCTCGTTCCTGGCGCTTGCCGGTCTAGGACAAATGCTGGTTGTAACGACGGGAAAGGGCAATATCGATCTATCGGTCGCCACAGTCATGACGCTTAGCGCTTATCTGGGCATGCTGATCATCCGTGGTTCGGACGACATGCTGATAGTCGGGCTATTGGCGACTCTTGGCCTTGGCATCGTCGTGGGTATGATAAATGCCTTTCTGGTCATCGCTATCCGCATCCCGGCGATTATCGCGACCCTTGCGTCCGGATACGTTCTCGCGACAGCGACGCTATTGGCCAACCGGTCGCTGCAGGGCGCAACGGTCAGTCCACTGCTCAAGGGCTTTGCGAGTGGACGGATCATGGGAGTTCCCCTCATGGCAGTAGTTGCGGTGGTGGTCGCGGCCGGCTTCGCCGTTGTCCTGCGCAAGACCGCATATGGGCAGCAGCTTTCTGCCGTGGGACAGAGCCGTGCAGCAGCGAGCGTGGCCGGCGTGCGTGTCAATCGCGTCGTGGCGATTGCCTTTGTAGTCTCTTCCGTGCTGGCAGCATTCAACGGCTTGATGCTGGGTGCCTATGTCGGCGGGGCGTTTCTGGAGATGGGGCAGCCCTATCTCCTGCAATCGGTGGCTGTTGTGGTTATCGGCGGTACCCTGATCTTTGGCGGGTCGGCGACCGCAGCCGGCACGTTGTTCGCGTCCGTACTCCTTGTTCTCGTAGTCACTTTGATGCAGATCATGGGCTTGCCCAGGGGTGCCCAGGACATGATCCAAGGGGCTGTAGTTATCCTTGTACTCGCCTTGGCGGTGCAGGGCGGCACATTCAAAGCGGCAAAACCGCAAGCAAATTTGGCATGA
- the tnpB gene encoding IS66 family insertion sequence element accessory protein TnpB (TnpB, as the term is used for proteins encoded by IS66 family insertion elements, is considered an accessory protein, since TnpC, encoded by a neighboring gene, is a DDE family transposase.) codes for MIFPSNRVRIMVATKPIDFRKGHDSLAALVKNVLHEDPFTGTVFVFRAKKTDRLKLLYWDGTGLVMAYKRLEEHSFSWPAVTDGVMTLSHAQFETLFSGLDWRRVRAVEARAPEAVE; via the coding sequence ATGATCTTTCCTTCCAACCGAGTGCGGATCATGGTGGCGACCAAGCCGATCGACTTCCGCAAAGGCCACGACAGTCTGGCGGCGCTGGTCAAGAATGTGTTGCACGAGGACCCGTTCACCGGCACGGTCTTTGTGTTCCGCGCCAAAAAGACCGATCGGCTAAAGTTGCTCTACTGGGATGGCACGGGCTTGGTCATGGCCTACAAGCGACTTGAAGAGCACAGCTTTAGCTGGCCTGCGGTGACGGATGGGGTGATGACGTTGAGCCATGCGCAGTTCGAGACGCTGTTCTCTGGGCTCGACTGGCGGCGGGTTCGGGCAGTGGAAGCGCGGGCCCCAGAAGCGGTCGAATAA
- a CDS encoding Rnf-Nqr domain containing protein: protein MPSSIRLIMQIIIIASLVIVVDQLLQAYFYEMSQRLSVFVSLIATNCVVLGRTESFALHNRPFPSMADALGNGLGYSLVLIILGSLRELFGRGTLLGYEVLPTVEQGGWFEPLNLMLLAPSAFFLLGGLVWAIRSWRSEQVEVSEFGLTRVKDPGP from the coding sequence CTGCCGTCCTCAATCCGGCTTATCATGCAGATCATCATCATCGCTTCGCTGGTGATCGTCGTGGACCAGTTGCTGCAAGCCTATTTCTACGAGATGAGCCAGCGCCTCTCGGTGTTTGTCAGCCTGATCGCCACCAATTGCGTGGTCCTGGGCCGCACCGAGTCTTTTGCCCTGCACAACCGGCCTTTTCCCTCAATGGCCGACGCGCTGGGCAACGGTCTGGGCTATTCGCTCGTCCTCATCATTCTCGGCAGCCTGCGCGAGCTGTTCGGCCGGGGCACACTGCTGGGCTACGAGGTCCTGCCCACGGTGGAGCAGGGCGGCTGGTTCGAGCCGCTCAACCTGATGCTGCTGGCGCCCAGCGCGTTCTTTTTGCTCGGCGGCCTCGTTTGGGCCATTCGGAGCTGGCGGAGCGAGCAGGTCGAAGTGTCCGAATTCGGCCTCACCCGGGTCAAGGATCCCGGACCATGA
- the nqrE gene encoding NADH:ubiquinone reductase (Na(+)-transporting) subunit E: MNEFASLFIRSAFVENMPLTLFLGLCTFLALSRRPGTAVGLGIAVIAVMGVTVPVNHLLYQFVLAPGAWTWAGLPDLDLSYLRLLTFIGVVSAAVQLVEMVLDRYLPALFTTFGVFLSLLAVHCAILGGSLFMADRNYNLAESAVFGLGSGTGFAVAVIMLSAIRRRLVYADLPAGLQGLGIAFILTGMMSLGFSTFAQVALP, translated from the coding sequence ATGAACGAGTTTGCCAGCCTGTTCATCCGGTCCGCCTTTGTCGAGAACATGCCGCTCACCCTGTTCCTTGGCCTGTGCACATTTCTCGCCCTGTCGCGGCGGCCCGGCACCGCGGTTGGCTTGGGCATTGCCGTTATTGCCGTTATGGGGGTCACCGTCCCCGTCAATCATCTGCTTTATCAGTTTGTGCTGGCACCAGGTGCCTGGACCTGGGCAGGATTGCCGGACCTCGATCTCAGCTATCTTCGGCTGCTGACATTCATCGGTGTTGTATCTGCGGCCGTGCAACTGGTGGAGATGGTGCTCGACCGCTACCTGCCGGCGCTGTTCACCACCTTCGGGGTGTTCCTCTCTCTGCTGGCCGTGCATTGCGCCATTCTTGGCGGCAGCCTTTTCATGGCCGACAGGAACTACAACCTGGCCGAGAGCGCCGTGTTCGGGCTCGGCTCCGGCACCGGGTTCGCCGTCGCGGTGATCATGCTGTCAGCGATCCGCCGGCGCCTCGTTTATGCCGACTTGCCCGCAGGGCTGCAGGGCCTGGGTATTGCCTTTATACTCACTGGTATGATGTCGCTGGGCTTTTCCACCTTTGCCCAGGTGGCGCTGCCATGA
- a CDS encoding IS5 family transposase (programmed frameshift), which produces MARFDLTDFEWSVIQPLLPTKVRGVPRADDRRVLNGIFWRLRTGAPWADIPTRYGPHTTCVNRFNRWRRAGHWARILDAVSAAYNGDVQMIDSSSIRVHQHAANSKKDERSRCMGRSRGGLTTKIHALVDAQGRPIQLKLTEGQAHDGRSAADMFATLSAGNILLADRAYDSDALRSTMAERGAWANIRAMPNRVQTFPFSHWVYRQRNAVERYFNKLKHFRAIATRYDKRDDNFLASVQLASIRIWLRSYESVT; this is translated from the exons ATGGCGCGTTTTGATCTTACGGATTTTGAGTGGTCTGTGATCCAGCCGCTGCTTCCGACGAAGGTGCGCGGCGTTCCGCGCGCCGATGACCGGCGTGTTCTGAACGGCATCTTCTGGCGGCTTCGCACGGGCGCGCCCTGGGCCGACATCCCGACGCGGTATGGCCCGCACACGACCTGCGTGAACCGCTTCAACCGGTGGCGCAGGGCCGGCCACTGGGCGCGCATTCTTGACGCTGTATCAGCCGCTTACAATGGCGACGTGCAGATGATCGACTCGTCCTCGATCCGGGTTCACCAGCACGCCGCCAAC TCAAAAAAAGACGAGCGATCCCGTTGCATGGGTCGTTCGCGCGGCGGCCTGACCACCAAGATCCATGCGCTGGTCGATGCCCAGGGGCGGCCGATCCAGCTCAAACTGACCGAAGGCCAGGCCCATGATGGGCGATCAGCAGCGGACATGTTTGCCACCCTGTCCGCTGGAAATATCCTGCTCGCAGACCGAGCCTACGACAGTGATGCCCTGCGCAGCACCATGGCCGAGCGCGGTGCATGGGCCAATATCCGCGCCATGCCCAACCGCGTGCAAACCTTCCCATTCAGCCACTGGGTCTATCGCCAGCGCAACGCTGTCGAACGTTACTTCAACAAACTCAAACACTTCAGGGCAATCGCAACCCGATACGACAAGCGAGACGACAATTTCCTGGCATCAGTCCAACTCGCTTCAATCCGTATCTGGTTGCGAAGTTATGAGTCGGTCACCTAG
- a CDS encoding RNA polymerase sigma factor, translated as MTSEVTLLKEAAAADGPDVDELVVRSQRGDQQAFNRLIASQYHFIFRVAFRVLGHKSDAEDVTQTVCLRLATSLSSFDHRASFTSWLYRVTMNVARDFLRAQGRRKRLVDGAAILASEHVNAEQDAQRPVEDIWSVVRSLPEKQRDAVILVHGEELSQEEAARIMSCKKVTVAWHLHNARKTLRDLL; from the coding sequence GTGACCAGTGAGGTTACCTTGCTAAAGGAAGCGGCGGCAGCTGACGGCCCGGATGTCGATGAATTAGTGGTCCGGTCGCAGCGCGGTGACCAGCAGGCGTTCAACCGACTTATCGCTTCGCAATACCATTTCATCTTCCGAGTCGCCTTCCGCGTGCTGGGTCACAAGAGCGATGCCGAGGACGTTACGCAGACCGTGTGCCTGCGGCTCGCCACGAGCCTCTCCAGTTTCGATCACCGCGCGAGCTTCACTAGCTGGCTATACCGGGTCACCATGAACGTGGCTCGCGATTTCCTGCGCGCGCAGGGGCGCCGCAAGAGGCTGGTCGATGGCGCAGCCATCCTGGCGTCCGAACATGTGAATGCCGAGCAAGATGCGCAGCGACCGGTCGAGGACATCTGGTCGGTTGTGCGCTCCCTCCCCGAAAAGCAGCGCGACGCCGTTATCCTGGTGCACGGGGAAGAGCTCAGCCAGGAAGAGGCTGCTCGCATCATGTCATGCAAGAAGGTGACTGTGGCCTGGCACCTGCACAATGCGCGCAAGACACTGAGGGATCTGCTATGA
- a CDS encoding ATP-binding cassette domain-containing protein: protein MPVAAASSPVTQSPTRPDGEIFLTLKGITKSYGPTLANSLIDLNVARGEVIGLVGGNGAGKSTLMKILCGVTAPTLGEIAVCGESLSFATYDTASAQAHGVRMVHQELSLCTNLSVAENFFIESPGGATPAPGWRRRYRERAQAALDDVFPDHRIDVDAAISRLNIGERQMVEIARACATPGVQLIILDEPTSSLGPERSGQLRSYVSRRAAEGMAFIFISHKLNEVIEVATTIALLRNGKLVWRGAGSEASVEQLVSLMGGAKETTKLARTEPSDVSGETLVTLDASWRADGGGPIELRRGETIGLAGLEGSGQAELLHAIFEGNHSGVKRQAAATFVAGDRKKEGIFPLWDVLSNISIGRLAKRSELSWISASDEQSAAVSAASKLRLDPERMQSGITELSGGNQQKALVARSLVNEAPIILLDDPMRGVDIATKQDFYSLIDEIVPTGRTAIWHTTEDRELLRADRVLVLSHGKIVRELVASEISEASIVEASFSGEKTSATASGGSTLDWRRLFVTAMPYISLAAVFSLMVQSNPMVATAFGLDLLLLPAVALALVAIAQMFIVGGSEIDLGAGAFAGLISVLSATLLFDQPLLGVGSILLAVLGYAAMGAIIQARKIPAIVVTLGASFIWLGIGLSIQPTPGGSSPAWLSAIVSWSFAGIPTAIILLAIVAAVALFIDRTPLGVALRGFGNNPAAMTTSGWSALRYSVIRYLIAGAFACAAGMMLTAVNTASDINSGNSYTLLSVAAVVMGGCALFGGLITPLGVVVGAVTLSLIGALLGILNVSSDFNAATQGGVLLAILALRSLASRDTEEN from the coding sequence ATGCCTGTTGCTGCTGCCTCCTCGCCTGTGACCCAAAGTCCCACACGGCCAGATGGTGAGATCTTCCTGACCTTGAAGGGGATCACCAAGAGCTATGGGCCGACACTCGCCAATTCCCTGATCGACCTGAATGTGGCGCGGGGAGAGGTGATCGGGCTGGTTGGCGGCAATGGCGCGGGCAAGTCTACCCTGATGAAAATCCTCTGCGGCGTGACGGCCCCGACCTTGGGGGAAATCGCCGTTTGCGGAGAGAGCCTTTCGTTCGCGACTTATGACACGGCGTCTGCACAGGCGCATGGCGTCCGCATGGTGCATCAGGAGCTGTCCCTGTGCACCAATCTCTCCGTAGCAGAGAACTTTTTTATCGAGTCTCCAGGGGGCGCGACTCCCGCACCAGGTTGGCGCCGCCGATACCGCGAGAGGGCACAGGCGGCGCTCGATGATGTCTTTCCGGACCACCGCATCGATGTCGACGCAGCGATCTCACGTCTGAACATAGGCGAGCGCCAGATGGTGGAAATTGCGCGCGCCTGTGCAACGCCTGGCGTCCAATTGATCATTCTCGATGAGCCGACATCATCACTTGGTCCAGAGCGGTCCGGCCAGCTTCGCAGTTATGTTTCGCGCCGCGCTGCCGAAGGGATGGCGTTCATTTTCATCAGCCACAAACTTAATGAAGTCATTGAGGTTGCGACGACTATTGCCCTTTTGCGCAATGGCAAGCTGGTCTGGCGAGGCGCCGGTTCGGAGGCCTCAGTCGAGCAATTGGTATCCCTCATGGGGGGCGCCAAGGAGACGACGAAGCTCGCGCGCACCGAACCCTCTGATGTCTCTGGCGAGACATTGGTCACTTTAGATGCCAGTTGGCGTGCCGATGGCGGAGGGCCTATCGAACTGCGTCGCGGTGAAACGATTGGTCTGGCGGGGCTTGAGGGCAGTGGCCAAGCAGAGTTGCTGCATGCAATATTCGAGGGCAATCACTCCGGGGTGAAAAGGCAGGCAGCCGCGACTTTCGTTGCCGGCGATCGAAAGAAAGAAGGCATATTTCCGCTGTGGGATGTGCTCTCAAACATCTCCATTGGACGCCTTGCCAAGCGCTCGGAACTTTCTTGGATTTCGGCAAGCGATGAACAATCGGCCGCAGTCAGCGCGGCTTCCAAACTGAGACTCGATCCGGAGCGTATGCAATCTGGGATCACCGAGTTGAGCGGAGGGAACCAGCAAAAAGCCCTTGTTGCGCGCTCGCTCGTTAATGAAGCGCCGATCATCTTGCTGGACGACCCCATGCGCGGCGTTGATATCGCCACGAAGCAGGATTTCTATTCCCTGATAGACGAAATTGTCCCGACTGGACGAACAGCCATATGGCATACAACCGAAGATCGCGAGCTCCTTAGGGCGGATCGCGTTCTGGTACTCTCGCACGGAAAGATTGTGCGGGAGCTTGTCGCCAGTGAGATTTCAGAAGCGTCCATCGTGGAAGCGTCATTCTCCGGTGAGAAGACTTCTGCGACAGCGAGCGGCGGTTCTACTCTCGATTGGCGCCGGCTCTTCGTCACGGCAATGCCCTATATCAGCCTCGCGGCTGTATTTTCACTGATGGTACAGTCAAATCCGATGGTGGCGACCGCCTTCGGGCTCGACCTCCTGCTTCTGCCTGCCGTTGCCCTGGCCTTGGTGGCAATCGCGCAAATGTTCATTGTAGGTGGCAGTGAAATCGACCTGGGGGCAGGTGCGTTCGCGGGGTTGATCAGCGTGCTGAGCGCCACCCTTCTCTTTGATCAGCCGCTCCTCGGCGTGGGAAGTATCCTGCTGGCAGTGCTCGGATATGCAGCTATGGGTGCGATCATACAGGCGCGGAAAATTCCGGCGATTGTCGTTACCCTCGGGGCGTCCTTCATCTGGCTGGGAATTGGACTGTCCATTCAGCCAACGCCAGGTGGCAGCAGCCCAGCGTGGCTCTCAGCCATCGTCAGTTGGTCTTTTGCGGGAATTCCAACCGCCATCATCCTGCTGGCCATCGTTGCCGCAGTAGCCCTCTTCATCGACCGAACCCCGCTTGGTGTTGCCTTGCGCGGATTTGGCAATAACCCAGCTGCGATGACCACCAGTGGATGGTCTGCACTTCGTTACAGCGTCATCCGTTATCTCATCGCGGGAGCATTTGCATGCGCTGCGGGGATGATGCTGACGGCCGTGAACACGGCGAGCGATATCAACTCGGGCAATTCCTATACTTTGCTTAGTGTGGCCGCAGTGGTGATGGGTGGTTGTGCACTCTTCGGCGGGCTCATAACGCCACTTGGCGTGGTAGTCGGTGCGGTCACCCTGTCTTTGATCGGCGCGCTGCTTGGCATCCTGAATGTATCAAGTGACTTCAACGCTGCCACGCAAGGCGGGGTGCTGCTTGCAATCCTCGCGCTTCGTAGCCTAGCCAGCCGCGACACGGAGGAAAACTGA